In one Neobacillus sp. WH10 genomic region, the following are encoded:
- a CDS encoding VOC family protein: MMVPQRVSLLTLGAIDLPVLRAFYKSLGWEETDFSSDQYSVFKTAGVLLSLFPIAELAKDAGIELPTSPETFRAVTFAINVEKPEQVDSTIEEIRKAGGKILREPSDAFWGGRTAYFADPENNLWEVAWNPSSIFDEHGAMIAF; this comes from the coding sequence ATGATGGTTCCACAAAGAGTAAGCCTGCTTACATTAGGTGCAATTGATTTACCTGTTCTTCGTGCGTTTTACAAATCGCTAGGCTGGGAGGAAACCGACTTTAGCTCTGATCAATACTCTGTCTTTAAAACGGCGGGTGTCCTGCTTTCATTGTTTCCGATTGCCGAGTTAGCCAAGGATGCCGGCATTGAACTTCCGACATCACCTGAAACCTTTCGCGCTGTGACCTTTGCGATTAACGTTGAGAAACCGGAACAAGTTGACTCAACCATTGAAGAAATACGTAAAGCTGGCGGGAAAATATTACGAGAACCAAGTGATGCCTTTTGGGGCGGACGCACCGCCTATTTTGCCGACCCTGAAAACAATCTATGGGAAGTTGCCTGGAATCCAAGCTCTATCTTTGATGAGCACGGGGCGATGATTGCGTTTTAA
- a CDS encoding DUF1697 domain-containing protein, giving the protein MTIYIALLRGINVGGHHKIKMADLRSLLEMMGLQNVRTYIQSGNVLFESDEEAKQLSQRMEEEIGKTFGFPVPVVLRTAEEFEQIIRDCPFSTDSLKEGESVQIAFLADAPSEESINQLSSYKSQMEDFLIMGKEVYFFFRKSILDSKLVTQLPKLGVPVTVRNWKTVMKIAGLARDMAQ; this is encoded by the coding sequence ATGACTATTTACATTGCGCTATTACGGGGAATCAATGTTGGCGGGCATCATAAAATTAAAATGGCAGATTTGAGAAGTTTATTGGAAATGATGGGCTTACAGAATGTGAGAACCTATATTCAAAGTGGGAATGTATTATTTGAATCGGATGAGGAGGCGAAACAACTAAGCCAACGAATGGAAGAGGAAATAGGTAAGACATTTGGTTTTCCGGTACCGGTTGTTTTAAGAACGGCGGAGGAGTTTGAACAGATTATCCGGGACTGTCCTTTCTCGACAGATTCATTAAAGGAAGGGGAGAGTGTCCAAATAGCCTTTCTTGCAGACGCCCCTTCAGAGGAAAGCATCAATCAATTGAGTTCGTATAAAAGTCAAATGGAAGATTTTTTAATCATGGGAAAAGAGGTGTATTTTTTTTTCCGTAAGAGTATCCTAGATTCTAAGCTTGTGACTCAGCTTCCTAAACTAGGCGTTCCGGTGACAGTGCGAAACTGGAAAACGGTTATGAAGATAGCAGGATTGGCAAGAGATATGGCGCAATAA
- the putP gene encoding sodium/proline symporter PutP yields the protein MSNVSLQLVSIGIYIAMMLFIGWYSYRKTSNLTDYMLGGRSLGPAVTALSAGAADMSGWLLMGLPGGIYVSGLADAWIAIGLTIGAYLNWLLVAPRLRSYTQVANDSITIPSYLENRFKDNTKLLRIVSGIVILLFFTFYVSSGMVSGAVFFKSSFGTSYHTGLFIVGGVVVAYTLFGGFLAVSYTDFIQGLMMLIALLLVPAIGIFYTGGPAETFETIRAIDSTKLDLLKGTSFIGIVSAMAWGLGYFGQPHIIVRFMAIKTIKETKSARRIGMGWMIFSLLGTIFTALIGLAFFKQNPQYTLDDPEAVFIQLGQILFHPIFAGFVLAAILAAIMSTISSQLIVTSSALVEDLYKMVVNKNAKDKQLVFLGRMAVLIVAIVAAALAFKQNNTILDLVAYAWAGFGASFGPIILLSLFWKKITNWGALFGMIVGAVTVIVWKNGDLGKVFFGESLYEIVPGFVLNLLVAVIVSLITYKKNEAIEKEFNESVRLLKQE from the coding sequence ATGTCCAATGTTTCACTACAACTGGTTTCGATTGGAATCTACATTGCCATGATGTTATTCATCGGCTGGTATTCCTACCGAAAAACTAGCAATCTGACGGATTACATGCTTGGGGGAAGGTCGTTAGGGCCTGCTGTAACCGCCTTGAGTGCTGGCGCCGCCGACATGAGCGGCTGGCTTTTAATGGGCTTGCCTGGGGGCATTTATGTAAGCGGTTTAGCAGACGCTTGGATTGCCATCGGCCTGACAATTGGTGCATATCTAAACTGGCTCTTGGTCGCACCTCGCCTGCGTTCGTATACACAGGTTGCAAATGACTCCATTACGATTCCAAGCTATCTTGAAAACCGCTTTAAAGACAACACGAAACTACTCCGCATTGTTTCAGGTATTGTAATTCTTCTATTCTTTACATTCTATGTTTCCTCGGGGATGGTTTCAGGAGCGGTATTCTTTAAAAGCTCCTTTGGCACAAGCTACCATACAGGACTATTCATCGTTGGCGGCGTTGTCGTTGCCTACACCTTATTTGGCGGGTTTTTAGCGGTTAGCTATACCGACTTTATTCAAGGCTTAATGATGCTGATTGCCCTGTTACTTGTTCCTGCGATTGGAATTTTCTACACTGGCGGTCCAGCCGAAACATTTGAAACGATTCGAGCAATCGATTCTACTAAACTTGACCTATTAAAAGGAACATCTTTTATTGGAATTGTTTCAGCGATGGCATGGGGGCTCGGCTATTTTGGACAGCCGCATATCATTGTTCGCTTTATGGCCATCAAAACAATCAAAGAAACAAAAAGCGCACGCCGAATTGGAATGGGCTGGATGATTTTCTCACTGTTAGGGACTATTTTTACCGCCTTGATCGGTCTTGCCTTTTTCAAACAAAATCCACAATATACGCTAGATGATCCTGAAGCTGTATTCATTCAACTAGGGCAAATCTTGTTTCACCCAATCTTCGCCGGCTTTGTCTTAGCTGCGATTCTAGCGGCGATTATGAGCACCATCTCTTCACAGTTAATCGTGACTTCTAGTGCACTTGTTGAAGATTTATACAAAATGGTAGTGAACAAAAATGCGAAGGATAAACAGCTTGTCTTTTTAGGAAGAATGGCTGTCTTGATCGTCGCTATCGTGGCTGCTGCTCTAGCATTCAAGCAAAATAACACAATATTAGACCTCGTAGCTTATGCGTGGGCAGGCTTCGGAGCATCCTTTGGCCCGATCATTTTATTAAGTTTATTTTGGAAAAAGATTACGAACTGGGGCGCCTTGTTCGGCATGATTGTCGGTGCTGTTACCGTTATCGTCTGGAAAAATGGCGACCTTGGTAAAGTATTTTTCGGTGAATCACTTTATGAAATCGTTCCAGGATTTGTTCTCAACCTGCTTGTTGCTGTTATTGTCAGCTTAATCACCTATAAGAAGAATGAGGCGATTGAGAAGGAATTTAATGAGAGTGTCCGCTTATTAAAACAGGAATAG
- a CDS encoding thioredoxin family protein has protein sequence MDLNAWFQKGLTAEEYINSMTQNKEEMLSIYEQFSLTAEDKSKLEALRTQSLRAIVLTEDWCGDALLNNPILMRIAEAAGIELRFVLRDQNLELMDQYLTNGTSRAIPIFIFLNEEGSEVAVWGPRAPEIQALVVERRAALPEKDAEDFQEKQIEMYKQLVAAYQTDAVIWQTVAKSIIAALLK, from the coding sequence ATGGATTTAAATGCTTGGTTTCAAAAAGGATTGACCGCGGAAGAGTACATCAACTCAATGACGCAAAATAAAGAGGAAATGCTATCGATTTATGAGCAGTTTTCCTTGACTGCTGAAGATAAAAGCAAGCTGGAGGCTTTAAGAACACAAAGCCTGCGAGCGATTGTGCTAACTGAAGATTGGTGCGGGGATGCGCTGCTGAACAACCCGATTTTGATGAGGATAGCCGAAGCGGCGGGGATAGAACTGCGTTTTGTTCTCCGTGATCAAAATCTCGAGTTAATGGATCAATACTTAACGAATGGTACGTCACGAGCAATACCTATTTTTATTTTTCTAAATGAAGAGGGTAGTGAAGTAGCCGTATGGGGGCCAAGGGCGCCTGAAATACAGGCACTTGTGGTGGAAAGGCGTGCTGCCCTGCCAGAGAAAGATGCAGAGGATTTCCAAGAAAAGCAAATTGAAATGTATAAGCAGCTTGTGGCGGCGTATCAGACAGATGCGGTTATTTGGCAAACTGTTGCAAAAAGTATAATCGCTGCTCTTCTAAAATAA
- the plsY gene encoding glycerol-3-phosphate 1-O-acyltransferase PlsY codes for MYWLLLLASYLIGSIPTALIVGKLVFGIDIRDHGSKNPGATNTLRVLGKKSAMFVLLVDFAKGALAAYLPIYFNLEAEPLFFGLMAVVGHCYPIFAGFRGGKAIATTAGALLIANFPLLVIAYVTFFLVIFLSKYVFFGSISVGLSMLIYAFISPKLELELIFLLFSFFLIYLHRSNIRNFILGVEPKINDKNLINDRIPPKNSGF; via the coding sequence TTGTATTGGTTGTTGCTTCTTGCTTCCTACTTAATTGGAAGCATCCCCACTGCCCTAATTGTGGGCAAGCTGGTCTTTGGTATCGATATCCGCGACCACGGCAGCAAAAATCCCGGTGCAACTAACACCCTGAGGGTTCTCGGAAAAAAGTCCGCCATGTTCGTGCTGCTCGTCGATTTTGCAAAAGGAGCCCTGGCAGCTTACCTGCCAATCTATTTTAACCTTGAGGCGGAACCGCTGTTTTTTGGACTTATGGCTGTTGTCGGCCATTGCTATCCCATTTTTGCAGGCTTCAGAGGCGGAAAAGCAATTGCAACAACCGCAGGTGCGCTATTGATTGCAAACTTTCCATTACTAGTAATTGCTTATGTAACCTTCTTTTTAGTTATCTTTTTATCAAAATATGTGTTCTTTGGTTCCATTTCAGTTGGACTCAGTATGCTCATCTATGCATTCATTTCGCCTAAGCTCGAATTAGAACTTATCTTTTTATTATTTTCATTCTTTTTAATCTATCTGCACCGCTCAAACATCCGTAACTTCATTCTTGGCGTCGAACCGAAAATCAATGATAAAAATTTGATTAACGATCGGATTCCGCCAAAAAATAGCGGATTTTAA
- a CDS encoding class I SAM-dependent methyltransferase, translating into MKQVDFGQVANSYARSREDIPVTLMDSLKLRNIFFEGKKIADIGAGTGALTRKMAMRKADVIGIEPSQELLAQAKGLNQTKNFAIPYQQGSAEATGLEDSQVDIVTVMRAWHWFDRPKAILEMKRILKAKGTFIVIDSGFLPGVAVVEKTFEVLAKYVGDGLKPAGAKADSKQRINGFPVEWFEEWHQGGFELRDFYTLNYSVSFSKNEWIERVESISWLAGLDEAVRKQALEELFTSLPEQESYDIPHDCNVCILRLIE; encoded by the coding sequence ATGAAACAAGTTGATTTTGGCCAAGTTGCTAATAGCTATGCTCGTTCAAGAGAAGATATTCCCGTAACATTGATGGATAGCCTAAAGCTGCGCAATATTTTTTTTGAAGGGAAAAAGATCGCTGATATCGGAGCCGGAACAGGTGCATTAACGCGGAAAATGGCGATGAGAAAAGCCGATGTGATTGGAATTGAGCCATCTCAAGAATTGTTGGCACAGGCTAAGGGGTTAAATCAAACGAAGAATTTTGCGATTCCTTATCAACAAGGTTCGGCAGAAGCTACCGGCCTAGAAGATTCACAAGTTGATATTGTAACGGTGATGAGGGCATGGCATTGGTTCGACCGTCCGAAGGCAATTTTGGAAATGAAGCGGATTTTAAAGGCAAAAGGGACGTTTATTGTGATTGATTCTGGTTTTCTACCAGGTGTAGCGGTAGTGGAAAAGACATTTGAGGTTCTTGCAAAATATGTGGGTGACGGCTTAAAGCCTGCTGGGGCGAAGGCAGATTCCAAGCAGCGGATTAATGGCTTTCCCGTTGAATGGTTTGAGGAATGGCACCAAGGCGGTTTTGAATTGAGGGATTTTTATACATTGAATTACTCGGTTAGTTTTTCGAAGAATGAGTGGATCGAACGAGTAGAATCGATCTCTTGGCTTGCCGGATTAGATGAGGCAGTTCGAAAGCAGGCATTGGAAGAATTGTTCACTTCCTTACCTGAACAAGAATCGTATGATATCCCGCATGATTGCAATGTTTGTATTTTGAGATTAATAGAATAG
- a CDS encoding sensor histidine kinase: MNSGNRVPNRSFYLFLMKNGLISMIVSLIIVQSLVSMLHVDIHYLDKLPLFFFVFIIITVFFMIIFIQERKLLSKQEQIIAVIKNSTQSIFILDKNKNIISLNDAGKDLLHLQNKDVVNFCDVCSTFPGTEKICDVSKCFLNNDQENPVELYIKSYKELIPVQATISYYTTPENEKGTVIGLQKISEKRKEEQKKIEKMITHSIFQAQERERKLISRELHDGIGQSLFGILLQAEFIKSISKNNNELDTQLEKHQRMITQTIEDVRNLSSELRPSTLDDHGLIVTLKNFIRDFGNRFGMQINFTYKGCNQRLPSSIETALYRIAQEALINAAKYSSAERIDIVIDVDKPSDKVFLSISDFGKGFELNPSNRKGVGIYSMEERASILGGDFSIVSEIGKGTQIQVIIPIG, from the coding sequence ATGAATTCAGGTAATCGGGTCCCTAACAGATCATTTTATTTATTTCTCATGAAAAATGGTCTGATCAGCATGATAGTTTCACTGATTATCGTGCAATCTTTAGTATCTATGCTTCATGTTGACATTCATTATTTAGATAAATTGCCGTTATTTTTTTTCGTCTTCATCATTATTACTGTTTTTTTTATGATTATTTTTATTCAAGAGAGAAAATTACTGTCTAAACAAGAACAAATTATTGCAGTAATCAAAAATAGTACACAAAGCATTTTCATTCTTGATAAAAATAAAAACATTATCAGTCTAAACGATGCCGGAAAGGATCTTCTTCATCTTCAGAATAAAGATGTTGTTAATTTTTGTGATGTTTGTTCCACCTTTCCAGGTACCGAGAAAATTTGTGATGTGTCCAAGTGCTTTTTGAATAATGACCAAGAAAATCCAGTAGAATTGTATATTAAATCTTATAAAGAACTTATTCCTGTACAAGCGACTATTTCATATTATACAACCCCTGAGAATGAAAAAGGGACGGTCATTGGTCTGCAAAAGATTAGTGAAAAACGAAAAGAGGAACAAAAAAAAATTGAAAAAATGATTACCCACTCTATTTTTCAAGCTCAAGAAAGAGAGAGAAAGCTCATATCAAGGGAACTCCACGATGGAATTGGGCAATCATTATTCGGAATACTCTTACAAGCAGAATTCATCAAGTCTATTTCCAAAAATAATAACGAACTGGATACTCAGCTTGAAAAACATCAACGAATGATTACCCAAACGATAGAAGATGTTCGAAATTTATCCTCTGAATTACGTCCTTCCACCCTTGATGACCATGGACTTATTGTTACTTTAAAGAACTTTATCCGAGATTTTGGCAACCGATTTGGCATGCAAATAAATTTTACCTATAAAGGGTGTAATCAGCGTCTGCCGTCGTCCATTGAAACAGCTTTGTATCGAATTGCCCAAGAAGCTTTGATTAACGCGGCAAAGTATTCTAGTGCGGAGCGGATTGATATTGTCATTGATGTTGATAAGCCTTCAGACAAAGTATTCCTATCGATTTCTGATTTTGGGAAAGGATTTGAACTCAATCCCTCGAATCGAAAAGGGGTCGGAATCTATAGTATGGAAGAGCGAGCCTCTATTTTAGGGGGGGATTTTTCGATTGTCTCTGAAATTGGCAAGGGAACACAGATTCAAGTAATTATTCCGATTGGATAA
- a CDS encoding response regulator transcription factor produces MNKIRIFLVDDHAVVRDGLNLLLNAQSDMIVIGEAAEGNEALLKIPKVNPDVVIMDLSMPNGRDGLPTTSELVQNFPDIKVLILSMHDDPDSLFRALRAGASGFLLKSSLGQELVTAIRQVHSGQAYLYPNAQKRVIEHVFHDTGEEYNDSFDLLSEREKEICSLVAKGYTNKETGELLNISPRTVETHKSKIMEKLKLTTRRDLVQFALKRGLLDN; encoded by the coding sequence ATGAATAAAATTCGGATCTTTTTAGTGGATGATCATGCCGTTGTTCGTGATGGTCTGAACTTATTATTGAATGCTCAATCAGATATGATTGTCATTGGGGAAGCTGCCGAAGGAAATGAAGCACTGCTAAAAATCCCTAAGGTTAACCCAGACGTGGTCATCATGGACTTAAGCATGCCAAACGGGAGAGACGGTCTGCCAACTACGAGTGAACTCGTGCAAAACTTCCCGGATATCAAGGTTCTCATTTTATCGATGCATGACGATCCGGATTCTCTATTTAGGGCATTAAGAGCGGGAGCGTCCGGTTTTTTATTGAAATCATCACTTGGGCAAGAGCTGGTGACGGCTATTCGACAAGTGCATTCCGGGCAGGCCTATCTTTATCCAAATGCCCAGAAAAGAGTAATCGAGCATGTATTTCATGATACAGGAGAAGAATACAATGATTCCTTTGATCTTCTATCTGAACGTGAAAAAGAGATTTGCAGCCTTGTGGCAAAAGGTTATACAAACAAAGAAACCGGAGAACTTCTCAATATTAGTCCGAGAACCGTCGAAACACATAAATCGAAAATTATGGAAAAACTTAAACTAACGACAAGAAGAGACTTAGTGCAGTTTGCATTAAAAAGAGGTCTTTTAGATAATTAG
- a CDS encoding GAF domain-containing protein: MTNQKVGLKEILELKLQSLVSELKVDFSAIAFYDPLNLEFRWRLAIGSLNNRYTSIVVRSGKGICGRTLKTKREFIITNFPEELQDESLEFPILIIEELKSAASVPLLFHSQLIGVLLIGQRTRRRFDTIEIEAMKYAADEISSLYMLEREAERTPTDEKKETKKSSLSRYFVEERSKWGDKLEIILLDQRITLLSEEAQQSLISIFNLLFERAFGAENNSKVKVIIELKSEQQFAIQIKTDHILELPEEVFSVLADEVRKINGSIEMVFDNKRTILSMNFFLSLLLRDQLWNTIQESSNR; the protein is encoded by the coding sequence ATGACAAATCAAAAAGTAGGATTAAAAGAAATACTAGAGTTAAAACTTCAATCACTTGTTTCTGAACTAAAGGTAGATTTTTCTGCGATTGCCTTTTATGATCCTCTTAATCTTGAATTCCGTTGGCGCTTAGCCATTGGTTCCTTAAACAACCGCTATACAAGTATTGTTGTTAGAAGTGGCAAAGGGATTTGCGGGCGAACGTTAAAAACAAAGCGAGAATTTATTATCACAAATTTTCCAGAAGAACTTCAGGATGAGTCTTTAGAATTTCCAATCCTAATCATAGAAGAACTCAAATCCGCAGCATCTGTACCGTTACTTTTTCACTCGCAGTTGATTGGCGTCCTGCTTATTGGTCAAAGGACGCGTAGAAGGTTTGATACCATTGAAATTGAAGCGATGAAATATGCAGCGGACGAGATTTCGAGTTTGTATATGCTCGAGCGAGAAGCGGAACGAACCCCTACAGATGAAAAAAAGGAAACAAAAAAGTCTTCCCTTTCTCGTTACTTTGTGGAGGAGAGGTCGAAATGGGGAGATAAGCTTGAAATCATTTTATTAGATCAACGTATAACCTTGCTGTCAGAAGAGGCACAGCAAAGCCTTATTTCTATCTTCAACCTTCTTTTTGAGCGTGCATTTGGAGCGGAAAATAATTCTAAAGTTAAAGTAATTATTGAACTAAAATCTGAACAGCAATTTGCCATTCAAATTAAAACAGATCATATCTTGGAACTTCCTGAAGAAGTGTTTTCGGTCCTTGCTGATGAAGTAAGAAAAATCAATGGAAGCATTGAAATGGTTTTTGATAATAAAAGAACGATTTTATCTATGAACTTTTTTCTAAGCTTGCTTTTACGTGATCAGCTTTGGAATACAATCCAAGAATCAAGTAACCGATAA
- a CDS encoding NarK family nitrate/nitrite MFS transporter → MERIKHWDPENSQYWKSEGKRHAQRNLWISIPALFLAFIVWQIWSVVAVKLNDVGFHFTSSELFTLAALPGLVGATLRIFFTFMPGIFGGKNWTVISTAALLLPAIGIGFAVQNPDTSFTTMAILAALCGIGGGNFSSSMANISFFFPKKLKGAANGMNAGIGNLGVSAVQFLTPIVITTGAFAGIVGSSQLMKDGTEVWIQNAAFIWVVPIVIVTICALFGMDNLPNAKQSFKEQAIIFKNKHTWIMSWIYTMCFGSFIGYAAAFPLLIKAEFPEINPLQLAFLGPLVGASVRPIGGWIADKIGGAKVTFWDIIVMIAATVGVIYFLNEKNFTGFLIMFIILFFTTGIANGSTFRMIPIIFEPKQAAPVLGFTAAIAAYGAFLIPKIFSWSISVSNSANLALYLFIAYYVISLGICWFYYARKNAEVKC, encoded by the coding sequence ATGGAGAGGATTAAACATTGGGACCCAGAGAATAGCCAGTACTGGAAATCGGAGGGAAAGCGACATGCTCAGCGAAACCTTTGGATTTCGATTCCTGCACTATTTTTAGCGTTTATCGTTTGGCAAATTTGGTCGGTTGTAGCAGTAAAACTGAATGATGTTGGTTTTCATTTTACATCAAGCGAACTTTTCACCTTGGCAGCACTTCCGGGACTTGTCGGGGCAACATTGAGAATATTTTTTACCTTTATGCCGGGGATATTTGGAGGGAAAAACTGGACGGTGATTAGTACAGCAGCCCTTTTGCTGCCAGCAATCGGAATTGGCTTTGCTGTTCAAAACCCAGATACATCTTTTACCACGATGGCAATTTTAGCGGCTCTTTGCGGAATCGGAGGAGGGAATTTTTCATCATCGATGGCTAATATTAGCTTCTTTTTTCCAAAAAAATTAAAAGGCGCCGCAAATGGTATGAATGCGGGAATTGGAAATCTTGGGGTAAGTGCGGTTCAATTCTTAACACCGATTGTGATCACGACGGGGGCATTTGCTGGAATAGTCGGTTCCTCACAATTAATGAAGGATGGGACAGAAGTTTGGATTCAAAATGCCGCCTTTATTTGGGTAGTGCCAATTGTCATTGTCACGATCTGCGCCCTTTTTGGAATGGATAATCTCCCAAATGCAAAACAATCATTTAAGGAACAAGCCATCATTTTCAAAAATAAGCATACTTGGATCATGTCATGGATATACACAATGTGCTTTGGCTCCTTTATTGGCTATGCGGCAGCATTTCCATTGCTTATTAAAGCGGAATTTCCGGAAATAAATCCCCTTCAGCTAGCATTTTTAGGACCGCTGGTTGGGGCATCGGTCAGGCCAATCGGCGGCTGGATTGCCGATAAGATTGGCGGAGCAAAAGTAACGTTTTGGGATATTATCGTCATGATTGCGGCAACGGTAGGAGTTATTTACTTCTTAAATGAAAAGAATTTTACCGGATTTTTAATCATGTTTATTATTCTCTTTTTCACAACAGGGATCGCCAATGGTTCTACTTTCCGGATGATTCCGATTATTTTTGAACCAAAGCAGGCGGCACCAGTTCTTGGTTTCACAGCAGCCATTGCTGCATATGGGGCCTTCTTAATTCCAAAGATATTCAGTTGGTCGATATCGGTTTCAAACTCTGCGAATTTAGCACTCTACCTCTTTATTGCTTATTACGTGATTAGTCTTGGAATTTGCTGGTTCTACTACGCTCGTAAAAATGCAGAAGTGAAATGTTAG
- a CDS encoding nitrate/nitrite transporter, translating into MGNLKNFLKSGNLPTLLSSFLYFDISFMIWVMVGATSTFIVQDFGLTPAQKGLMVGIPVLGGSLLRIPMGLLADRFGGKRMGMIGMLLTMIPLFWGWWFGNSLTEVQAFGFLLGIAGASFAVALPLASRWYPPEHQGLAMGIAGAGNSGTVLATLFAPRIAQAFGWHSVFGFALIPLFVAFIIFVIFAKDSPNAPKPQKLSQYFGIVKIKETWIFSFFYSLSFGGFVGLTSYLAIFFVDQYGISKVAAGDFVTITVFVGSFVRPIGGYIADRLGGINLLIRLFGLAAVVLCMIGFLPSLYVTLPLFIIAMLIFGIANGAIFQVIPTRFPREVGIFTGFVGAAGGFGGFFLPNILGIFKEMTGSYALGFWWIGATYIAALAITVWLQHAWKKTSIKKSPTSLTAM; encoded by the coding sequence ATGGGGAATTTAAAAAACTTTTTAAAAAGTGGAAATTTGCCAACATTACTATCATCCTTTCTCTATTTTGATATTAGTTTCATGATCTGGGTTATGGTAGGGGCCACTTCCACTTTTATTGTTCAGGATTTCGGACTGACACCAGCACAGAAGGGGTTAATGGTTGGGATTCCGGTTTTAGGTGGATCCCTGCTCAGGATCCCAATGGGCCTGCTTGCCGATCGCTTTGGCGGAAAGCGAATGGGGATGATCGGAATGCTGCTAACGATGATTCCGCTTTTTTGGGGATGGTGGTTTGGAAATTCATTAACGGAAGTGCAAGCGTTTGGATTTTTACTCGGGATCGCAGGTGCAAGCTTCGCCGTTGCTCTGCCACTTGCCAGCCGCTGGTATCCTCCTGAGCATCAAGGACTTGCGATGGGGATTGCTGGTGCGGGAAATAGCGGCACCGTATTGGCAACCTTGTTTGCACCAAGAATTGCCCAAGCGTTTGGCTGGCATAGTGTGTTCGGTTTTGCGCTTATCCCGCTTTTTGTTGCATTTATCATCTTTGTTATTTTTGCAAAAGACAGTCCCAATGCACCAAAACCGCAAAAGCTTTCACAATACTTTGGCATTGTAAAAATTAAGGAAACATGGATTTTCAGCTTCTTTTACAGCCTATCATTTGGCGGTTTTGTTGGTTTGACTAGTTATCTTGCGATTTTCTTTGTGGATCAATACGGAATTAGTAAAGTTGCGGCGGGAGATTTTGTGACCATCACCGTCTTTGTTGGGAGTTTTGTTCGACCAATTGGCGGGTATATTGCCGATCGGCTTGGGGGTATCAATCTTCTCATTCGATTGTTTGGTTTAGCTGCAGTAGTGCTTTGTATGATTGGATTCCTTCCATCCCTTTATGTGACGCTGCCGCTGTTTATCATCGCTATGCTCATTTTTGGTATTGCAAACGGAGCAATCTTTCAGGTCATCCCGACAAGATTTCCACGCGAAGTAGGGATTTTCACAGGATTCGTTGGTGCAGCAGGTGGTTTTGGTGGTTTCTTTTTACCAAACATTCTTGGAATTTTTAAAGAAATGACCGGTTCTTATGCCCTCGGTTTTTGGTGGATTGGAGCAACCTATATTGCTGCCCTAGCCATCACGGTTTGGCTGCAGCACGCATGGAAAAAAACTAGCATCAAGAAATCTCCAACTAGTCTGACAGCAATGTAA